In Bacteroidales bacterium, the following proteins share a genomic window:
- a CDS encoding AAA family ATPase → GVRRCGKSTLLKQIAEKTDEKYLYFNSVLPILFLIM, encoded by the coding sequence TGGTGTACGGCGCTGCGGTAAAAGCACCCTCCTGAAACAAATAGCCGAAAAAACGGATGAAAAATATCTCTACTTCAATTCGGTTCTGCCAATTCTGTTTCTGATTATGTGA